The Chloroflexaceae bacterium genome includes a window with the following:
- a CDS encoding glycosyltransferase family 2 protein has translation WIFYTDGDAQYDARELALLARAVTDGVDVVQGYKIKRHDPLHRILIGLAYQYFVKFLFGLVIRDVDCDFRLMRRAIFDRIQLESTTGTITFEMVKKIQDAGYRFVEVPVSHWYRQYGKSQFFNFPRVARTLLALIGWWWRLVIKREHLQPAAKPQGALR, from the coding sequence CTGGATTTTCTACACCGACGGCGACGCCCAGTACGACGCGCGCGAGCTGGCGCTGCTGGCCCGCGCCGTGACCGATGGCGTGGATGTAGTTCAGGGCTACAAAATCAAGCGCCACGACCCGCTTCATCGCATCCTGATCGGCCTGGCCTATCAGTACTTTGTGAAGTTCCTCTTTGGGCTGGTTATTCGCGACGTGGACTGTGACTTTCGCCTGATGCGCCGGGCCATCTTCGACCGCATCCAACTCGAATCCACCACCGGCACCATCACGTTCGAGATGGTTAAGAAAATTCAGGATGCCGGTTACCGCTTTGTCGAAGTGCCGGTAAGCCACTGGTATCGGCAGTACGGCAAGTCGCAGTTCTTCAATTTCCCGCGCGTGGCGCGCACCTTGCTGGCCCTCATCGGCTGGTGGTGGCGCCTGGTGATCAAGCGTGAGCACCTGCAGCCCGCGGCTAAGCCACAGGGAGCGCTTAGGTGA